gccgagtaagggaagtggaggtcctagggcaggcgagaagcatggcatcagaggagcggagagcccgagcggggcgatagtgtgagatgagagaggagagataggcaggagctagaccgtgaagagcattgaaggtcagcaggagaagtttatattggattctggagtgaattggaagccaatgaagagatttcagaagtggagtgacatggtcagagcggcgggccaggaagatgatcttagcggcagagtggtggacagagaccagcggactgatgtgagacgaaggaaggccagagagaagaaggttgcagtagtccaaccgagagataaccagtgcgtgaacgagagtcttggcagaagagacagacaaaaatggtcgaatcctggcaatattatataggaagaaacgacaggatttagctacagcctcgatgtgaggagtaaaggagagcgaggagggAGCCAGGTGACCCTACTGAAGGGATGTGCAGTGGAGAGCGGGGTGGGATCCCCCAAAATGGGCAGAGTTACCTTTCTCTCGTTTAAGGCAGCTCCCACCATTCTTGTAAAACGCAGCCGTTGGCCTCAGTCCTTCAACTTCTGTCTAGCTTTTGCAGCTGCATCAAATCGTAAtattgcctcctccctcctccaactttttggttttagctgagcttctatttcTGTCTGATGATGATGTAGCTACCAAAGTACAAGCAGAAGCTGGTGGCCCGCCTTGCAGTGGACCTCTTGGGATAGTCTCTTGTGGCTGATCTGGAGCCCCCTCCAACCAGTGTTGAGTTGCCCCGGCAACTCAGTCTAAGGAGGGATCTGTTGCTGTTACTGGGTGGTTGGGAAAGGCGAGAAGCTATAGAGGAGGCCTCCACATGTGCTTTTAGGAAGAATGGTAGTGCTGGGCTAGGCCGTCCACCATTTCATGCTACTCTTCCCTGCaggaaaagagaaagggaggTGTCTGctgtcttgggtgtgtgtgtgtgtgtaatgtggcTGTGCATTTATGTGAAAATgcttctgtaaaaagaaatgCACTTGTTCGTGGGTATTGGGatatttgtgtgtgcgtgcatgtgtgtgatgTGGGAGGAAAAAATACATATAACCTACATAATCATGCATGCTTCAGTGTGAATGTTAAAGATCATACTatagcaaaatgtgtgtgtgtgtgtgtgtgtgagagagagagagagagagagagaccccattGATCAATATAAAATTAGCAATAATATTCCTTCTCTGCTGGTTCTTTGGTGATCCAAGATCAGCTCTTCCagcatttatatttattgttcaaaaggaaaggggagtgaggggtttAACTCTTTCACCTCACATGATCTTTCCCATCTGAAGCCCTCCTCCTCCCTACAGCTGTGATTTCCCCCTACAAGggggaaagcatgtgctctctggCCATTAATTCCTTAGTCTTAATACAAAGCTGCAGGTGAAGCCTAAATAAGGAACTGAATTTTGAACAGCACTgcaccccctgccccaccccaagcTTTGGGCCGCCCTAAATCATGCTTTCTTGCCTCATGAGGTTCCCCAGCCCAAAGTTCTGTCTCAGTGTGGAAATTTGGGGGAACTGTGTGGCACCTGAAAGGCTATAAAAATCTGTGGTGGTACAAGCTTTCATTAGAAATGAGAAGGttcagaaaaggaaaagagtaagaaaaaaagaaaatgtgggagaaaaccagagaattttttttacaaaaaacaaaacattatttctAGGAATTTTTGGGAAATGCGGCGTGGGAAGGTTTTTTCCAGTTTTtccctgcttctcccctcccctccccctctctcggCCCCATTATTTCCACTTTCTTTTCCTGGACCTTACTATATCTCttgatttcattgttgtttttgctctttGCTACACAGCATGCGATTTATAGGTTACCAGAGCAGTGGTGGGGAAAAGGCACTGTCCACTGGGTTGGATCCCCTGCTGCTCTGGTAATGTGGGTCAGGGGAATAATGTATTTCCTTCCCACTCCAGCATTGTCCTCTCCTTGCAGAGCTGGTGAGTAATCTGCCCAAATCTGTTGCTAGAGTGGCATGGAATTCACCAGGTGGaacgccacccccacccacccatcacccACCCCAGTGCTCCTTAGGAGATGCAGGCATTGGCTCTAACTCTGGTGGTTTTCAGGAAGTGCCCATAGCAGCTCTCTTTCAAGCATGGTGCCTCACTGCAGGAGGGAAAGTGAATGAGAGTTTGTCTGTAAAAGAGGGACCTGGATGCACACATCATGGGATGGCACCAACTGGGAGAGGGCACACATAGCGGGGAGATGCAACTGACCTACAGAAGCCTTGCCTGGCACTAGCCAGGAGCAGCCCCTTTCGGAAGAAGTGGAAGGAGACGTGAGATGGGAGAGGGCAGGCTGTGTGCTCTACATTCTGGCTGTTCTTATTAGACTATACTTCATGGCTTAAAGGAGGGCTGAGGAAcatggggccctccaggtgttaatgggctgcaactcccatcagccctagccattcACATGacgaatgatgggaattgcagtccaacaagatctggagggccacatggtTAAAGCAACATATGGACACAGGCAGTAGGTTGCCCAGTGGAAGCTTCCACTTGAAATTGACAAGGGAACTTCAGGGTCTGATCTAAAGTTTGTTCCCCAAAACTACTAACATGAGGAATTTGGAGATGGGGGTGTCATGTGGATGTATAATTTCTGTAGGTAGTTTAAAGTTCAGTTCGTCCACATAACTACCCTGCAAGTAAGTCACTGTTAGTTTACAGCTGTGGGGAGTATGATGCTGTATTAAAcccatttcccacatttctctctctgtctcatgtGATGAGCAGTAAAAGATAGTTTGCAAAATGCTTTCATTCAGAGCTCCATCAAACCCAAGCTCTGGCCGTgttgatttaaaacaaatatagatTGAAAGAAGTTGTCTACAGACTTCTTCAAACTAGAGGCACATGTTGTAGGCTCTCACAAACTGCCGAATACAGCTTGGGagataaaaaaacacacagcaaccAATGAGGAACCCATTCCACTTACCAAGATATCACTGTGCAGAAAAGACGCCATTGCCTGTTTCTAGTGATGACCCTGATAAGGAATAATGACCCTcttggtgatggggggggggaatgaagtcACCCCAGGATGACTCACTTAAATGCCTCCCAGATCAATTTCTGCCCTTGTGTAAGCGGTGAGTTTGGTGGGGGGGCAACCATATGCCACCATCACGCAATCATTGTCATTCTGTATTTTCCATGTGGCTCTTCTCATGGAAATCTTTTTACTTGCTTCTGGGATTCACCAGGCATTTCCTGCACACTGACATACTTCTTTTTGTAGTCACATAGGCTAGGAGCCAAATATGCAATGACTGGTTTAATGCAGCAAACCtatttgcctgggagtaagctacACTGAGTGCAGgatttccctcctcttcccctaccCAAAGCCTTTAGTGGCCTCCAGGGGACTTGGGGAGGGAAACaatgatcacagaatcatagaatagtaaagttggaaggggcctacaaggccatcgagtccaaccccccactcaatgcaggaatgatgTCATGAACAGGTGTAAGGAGCTCAGATGCCTGGGCACCCTAACTGGAGAAAATCCATTCAGTCCCATCATTCTTCCCTTCACCCACAACTAAAGAAACTGTCCACCCCTGCATTAATGGATGCCAAAGGTTCTCCAGAACAGTCCATGATGTAGAAGGGGAACCAAATTGCCAGTCTtttcgaataataataataataataataataataataataataataataataagtagtcaCTGTGCTTATGATGAGTATATCCATTAGTCTTCCCAAGCCTTTGGTAGATTTCTTGGGGTGGAGCTTGAGTAGAGCCCTCAGAGGGAAACAAAGCCTCTGTGGGCCATATGGGGGAAGTCTGCAAGCCAGATTAGGCTCATAGGCCATAGGTTCCTCTCCCTCACTCTTGGTAATTATGCCTAGGATGGCACTGAAAGTGCCTGAAAGGAGCAATTATCATTGAACAGGATGGAGAAAGTCACAAACATCCCAATGCTCCAATAATGGGGTATGGTGGCAGGGGAAGCTAAGGGTCCTTAATTAAATccataaacccacccaccccagcctgaCTACCTCTATTTTTAATCAAGTCCCCCCCcaatagccttttaaaaacagaTGCTTTTCTCCCCACCCAGTAATTTGAGTTTTCCATATGTCATAAGGACATGTGTCCCATCGCTATTTCCCATTCTATCCCTACGTGTTCACAGAGTGGCAGTTTCCAGAATGCTGGCAACCTGGAGTTGCCGTTGTTAAGGTTAAATCACCAAATCTCATTGTCTCCCATTGGATTCTAGCACTCTACCCCAGTCCTCTGCAACTTgccgctctccagatgtgttggactgcaattcccataattcccagccagcatggcaaatacaGAAGGCTATTCTGTTCCATTCGCTACTAAGTTTTGCTTTTCTCCCACAGGGATCAAGCGCTACCAGAAAAGAAGATGGTGGCAGTGACATATGCTCCAAGCATCCATTGGCAGTCTTTACTGCTGAGGCACAGGCCACTTTAAAACAGACCTCAGGGGACAATGGTCAACAAAACTAGGATTAATTCTACCCAGGGACTGGATGCACTTGGGGTATCCCAGTTTCAGGAGGCCATTGGCATTTTCTTTATGGTCATGCTGAGTGTCATTGCCTTGGTGGCCAACACAGCAGTCATGGTCGTCATTCTCAAGACACCTCTTCTGAGGAAGTTCATCTTTGTCTGCCATCTCTGCCTAGTTGATTTGTTGTCAGCCATTTTTGTCATGCCCTTGGGGATCATCTCCAGCTCCACCTGCTTCAACAGAGTATTATACAGCATTGCTGAATGCCAGACCCTGATCTTTCTGAACGTTTGCTTCATCAGCGCCTCCATCCTCACCATCTCTGTTATCAGCATCGAACGGTACTACTATATTGTCCATCCCATGAGGTATGAAGTCAAGATGACGACTCGGCTGGCAGCCACTGTTGTGCTGTTCATCTGGATTAAGTCCATCCTCATGGCTGGTTTGGCATTGGTGGGCTGGCCCCAAGACAATGGTGCTAGCAGTGCCAGCAAATGTACTGTCTTCTGGAGCCCTGGAGCCCACAAGAAGATCTTCGTGATCATCTTCAGCACTCTCTGCTTCATACTGCCCACCTTGATCATCTTTGGTGTCTACGGCAGCATCTACAAAGTGGCCCGGATTGCATCCTTGCAGCACGTTCCTGCTCCATCCTGGACAGCCACTCCTAGGCAGAGGTCGGACTCCATCCACAGCCAAGTCACTATCATCACAACCAGGAATGTGCCACCCAGGCTGACCCCTGAACGTTTGTTTGGTGGGAATAAAGCGGCCCTGACATTGGTCCTGATTGTAGGCCAATTCCTGTGCTGCTGGCTCCCGTTCTTCTCCTTCCACCTACACTGCTCCATCACATCTGCCTCTTCTATCCCTGGTTATGGCGAGATTGTTGTGACCTGGCTTGCATATTCCTCTTTTGCTATCAACCCTTTTTTCTATGGGCTACTGAACCGTCAAATCAGGGAAGAGCTGGCCAAGTTGGGTCGACACTGCCTCAGTAAGCCCCTAACTCaagagctgtgcatctccagccCAGAGGGTTCCATCCATGAGAACTTCCTCCAGTTCCTTCAGAGGACCAGTTGCACAACAGAGACCCGTTCCAGCTATGTTAATTCCAGTCCCAGGAACACTTTGGACCAGACTGCCATGGGATTCAGAATTCCAGGACAAATCCCGGAAGAAACCAACTGATGAAAGGACAGAGCATGTTCACATCAGTGTCAAAtcgctttcccccccaccccccacccccagggcctTTGGTTAAGATGAAGAAAAGGTTCAAGGCACTGAAAGAACTGACTGAGTCTTCTTTATGGGAGGAGTCCGCAGTTGAATAATTGCTTTTCTCTTAAGTAGGAGACTAAATGTGACTGTCCATCCCCTTCTCCCTGTGGCTGATAAGGTTGTAACTGGTGGGATCAGTTGTACGACTAGACAGATGTAGCCTAGGTTAGCCTTCCTCAgcatggtgccctctagatgggttggggctacaactcccagcattcctcagccagcatggctgcctgggatATGTTGAGAGTTGTAAGTcagcacatccggagggcactaggttgggaaaggctgacctagGGTGATCCCGTGCCAGGACACCACTCTTAACAACATTTGTAGGAGTTTGTATTGTGTGTAAGGGCTTTCCAGCCAAGCCAACCCACTCCAAGTGCTTGTTGTAAGCACTAAAGTACTGTTAAACTTCAGCCAGCGCCAAAGGTGCTATTCCTCCCCAACCATGGAGTGGAATGGGGCAAATTTACTTTTGTAGTGGATAGGTAGCCAGGTTctagtttgttttgtttctttgtttgctttctaAAAAGATATTTAAAATGTGAGCTTCAGTGTTGGAGAGTGGGATAGCAGAACTTCCAAAGGTAACAGGAAATGGCACAGATGTGGGAGTTGTGGCTTTCAACACGTACCTGTGTAGTAGAGCAACCATGATCCACACGACAGTCATTACTACAATAGTTGGAGTAGGAAGGCAAAATAGCATTTTCCCAGCAACTCAACTCTGTGCTGTGGGTACAGAGGAGATTTTGGTTTCCCCTGGAATTCAGATGTTGGATGAGGAATGTTCTCTGAATCGTGCTCAATAAATCAATAACTAGTGTCTATTCCCTCTGTGAGAATATCTTTGTCTGGTAAGATCCTAATACAGAGGCATATGATATGAAGACAGAATGCATTGCATTTACCAGTGGATACTTGAAAGGTCTGCATGGGAAGGGTCGCTGTGTCTTTATTTAAACTTTTGAAGGTGCAGAGATGGTCTGGGTCCATTCTACATTTTCATCTAAGATTCAACTTGAGTAAGGGCAAGAAAGGGGAAGGCCTTCaacaaagaaggaaaaggagaaagaatCTCTTTAGAGTTAATTCcacttcaggggtggggggttgtttcTGATATTTATTGTTCACAAAATCCAAACTATCATAATATAATTCAAGTTTTCCAGGTGATTTccccctcataagaacataagaaatgtcatgctggatcagaccaagggtccatctagtccagcactctgttcacacagtggccaaccagccatcggccaggaatgaacaagtaggacatgctgcaacagcaccctcctgcccatgttccccagcaactgtgcactcaggcttactgcctcgaatactggaaatagcacacagccatcaggactagaagccattgatagcctttgtctccaggaatttatccaaccccgtaCAAACGGccttccaaattagtggccatcactacatttagTGGTACATAAGTAGAATGCTCCAAATCACATATTAATGTAGGTCCCTTGAATGGAGGACAGAGATGAAGGCCAAACTAAGAATTCCCTTTTAGTTCCTTATCCAAAAGACACCTACACCCCCACTGGCAAGTTCTACACTAGTTTAACCGTCATGGCTTCTTCAAAagcatcctgggaattgtagtttgatgaAAGTCTGAAAATTCACTAGCTCCTGTGATTGCCTGTGGATAGTGAATGaatgtttaaaaatagttttaagtCTATGGTATAGATATACCAAGTACTGATCTTCCTCTGGTTTATGGTTGGACTGAGAGCCAGAGGCTGTCTATATGGCGTCGGGTTGCTGCCACGATGAGTTCAAACCCCATGCTTTCACTGCTGCATGGCGGCTAATCCTGACACCACAGCAAAAGCGCAGGGTTTCCAGCACCGAGGCCGCCCACTGTCTTCTGccagggcagatggtgaccaatcaggtcACCATCCATGCAGCCACGCCTCCACCACAACTCCACCTTGttctagagggaggggggaaatcagggtaagtccccaccTTTTTTTCATCAGTATttcaagggaaagccctgcagtggctgcaaatatgTGGCAGTGTCGTATTACTGACGCAGTGCAGATtctcagccaccacagggctttgggTGTGTATTGACAGCCCCCAAACCCCAGTGTGGGATAGCGGCtggggtgttggactgggattctagtccccactcagccatggaagctctctgggtgatttggggcctgtaacagactctcagcccaacctacttcacaggattgttgtgaggataaatgggagaggaggaggattatatacgctgccttTTGCTCCTtaagaagaaagaaaggcaggctgtaaatgtaatgaatgaatgaatttcaaAAATAGGCCTCTATTAGTATTCTTAGTTTTTGAGTGAGTGACAGGTGGTCACTGATTGTTGCTGCAGAGAAGGCGTGTTTCATTTTCTGGTCTTCGTGCATAACactgggatgatcaggggtaaGGATGTTTGAGAGAGAATTTGCAAGGAAGCCATCCTGTTGGTCTTGTTCCCTTCctgagggagaaagagagctGATTCTTTCTGGCTGAGTGGAGCTATTGGTTCTGTGTAGCTGCTGTATCACTTGGTGCGTTTTGACCACTGAGGAAATGTAGCTGAAATTGACACGCAAAGCTAGGATGGATGCGACGgttcacagcagcagcaggcccagACAGCGCGATACCTGCCTGCCTAAAGGCACTTCTAGTGAGTCAACCTTAATCTAAAGTGAAAGCAACCTCTTGATTTGCTTGATGTGACAAATGCAGACTGTCAGAGTAAGATGTAGAGTTGTTATGTCAGGGCATTACTAGGTGCTTACTCATTTGTAGTGGGCAGCTCCAGGGCCATGTGAACCCAGGAAAATCTACAGTGCTGTTTACATAAATAATAGATGGGGATAGTACAGCTTGGTTGAGTTCTGCTGACTTTTGCACCAGCGAGGAATTGTTGGTCGCCTGTCTTGGTAGGCTGCAGTCATATGCACACACTTTCTCGCCCATGGAATTCAGCAGAACTTGTTTTTGagcaaacatacataggatcggGCTGGAGGCAGGCTACTGTGGTACTGGGGGGCGCTTCTGGATGGAGGGCTCAGAGCACTACCAAtccaaagacattgtgcagcaattccaccttttcctccttgcacatttttttgtggaaagaaaaaaagatggaagaagtggtgggaaaacatgacaAATGGAAGACAATTCTGCCTTTGAACAGGAGCCTCCCAACGGAAGAAGGTTTtgtagaaagagagaggaggggaaagagagagagggaagttggagaggaagagagagaggaaggaagagatcCTAGTGACTATCCAAATTATGATGTATTATAACAACCGTCTGTTAATAGAAGCAAAACCTTAGGGTGTTTCTGAGTAGATTCTGTTGTTGACTTGTCTGTTTGTTTAAGAGCATAATTGCCCTGATCAAGCAAGGGAGAGCCAAGGGCAGGAAGATCATCCACAATGGGCCCTTCAGCACCGTGGCACAGAGGATTTGTGTGATCTCCCTACAGCCAGTCAAGACTGCATGGGCAGCAAGTAGACAGGATGAACCACATGTGGTTTGTAAGACGGCTTTGTGCCCATCCTATGCCAAAGCAGCATACTTTCTGAGCTAGAAACAAAGCAATCCACTGATATGTGTGGGAGCTGGATGCTGGAaggagctcttcttcttcttcttcttcttcttcttcttcttcttcttcttcttcttcatcatcatcaacttcatcatcatcaacatcatcatcatctcctcctcctcctcctcctcctcctcctcctcctccagacacAGCTATCAGGCTGGAATTCTCAGTGAGGAAACAGATCAGGTGCATATTGTGTCTTGGCTAGCTTGGCTGGGGAACCTGCTGAGATGGGATAGGCAAGTCTAATAGCCCAACTGCAGGGTAGCTTTTATGCCCTCTTCGCCACTTACGTGCTAAAGCAAGAGTACAAACGGCCAACAGAGTGAGTCCTTTGAAAAGGCAGGTTCTCTCTTTCTTGCAGTTTCAGAGCACGACACTGCCCAGTTTTCGCCCTGGTCCTGAAATTTCTTCTGCCTCAAGATATTGACTAGTGAGGACAAAGCAAGATGAAGAGCATCATTACAGAGGGGGAAATCGTggttgcttactgtcgcttctccacctgcgcgttttccctcattacttccccttCCGAAAGACGAAGTACACAACAtgcgcatggcccattcagtgggccgtttcgattgcgctgcttctcctgcacacagcaggagatagcggcaacttccatctttaaaaataagtcagatttactggggtgttcttttgtcgtgcgaagaagactagaaggggcaggaggcatggcgCTGGAGGCAGACATCAAGGTGAGAGGGACCAGTGAAAATCGATGAacggccagtaacaagcgtgcaaaaaatgttcatctgatggagctcgaaGTTGGTTAAATGAATTGTGtagttcagctttccccaacctggtgccctccagatgtgttggattgcaattcccactctggccatgctagctgggaatgatgggagttgcattctaacacatttggagggtactatcatggggaaagctggtttaggcAGAAGTTTCCTTTCAGAACTGCAGTGTAGAtatgccgggggtgggggcatgttCAAGAAACATTAGTCATAGTGCTTCATAATTTTAATTATCCCTTTAGATACTTTCCACATTACACAGTATGCTGGAATTATTGGGGCAGGGGAAAGTAGAAGGACCTAGAATAAAACCCACAAACCCCATCCCCTCTAACCCTCCGATTTTACCAAATAATGTTCCCAGAGGCTTCAGGATAGACTTGCTAAGGGAGCCCATCATACACATTGAGGGGCTAGGCCTCCTCTTGCCCTTCGCTGTAGTTCAAGCACTGATCCATAGAAGGAGTACATGCAGGAGGAAGAGTAGACGATGCCATGACTTAGCTCAGGGATGGACTATGTCattcccttagggtgaccatatgaaatggaggacagggctcctgtatctttaacagttgcatagaaaaggggatttcaaaaggtgtcatttgtatatatggagaaccaggggggattccacacgtcgtactcagggcgcttccatccgctcccagtgcaccccaaaaacgatcgtatagcttgcctgtaaaagagacgaagaagaggcgtccttgccggcgccgctgCCGgcgcccacctccctcctcgccagccggctcagagagctcggcagaagaaggcgggatggagagcttcttctgctctccaccccgccttcttccaccgagctctccgtcccggccggcgaagAGGGAAGTGGGCGCCGGcgccagcaaggacgcctcttcctcgtctcttttacaggcaagctacacgatcgttttcggggtgcactggggccgcatggaagcggcctcagtacgacgtgtggaatcccccctggtgaaattccctcttcatcacaacagttaaagctgcaggagctatacctagaatgaccagatttaaaagagggcagggcacctgcagctttaactgttgtgatgaagagggaatttcaccaggttctccatatatacaaatgacaaccgctgaaatttccttttcaatacaactgttaaagatacaggagcccggtcctccttttcatatggtcacgcaaGCTAtgcattgtatgtggggctgcctttgaaaacagtccggaaacttcagctggtccagacagggcagcaagatggttaacaggaactggccaatGGGTCcacattatgtagggtgaccatatgaaaaggaggaccgggctcctgtatctttaacagttgcatagaaaagggaatttcagcaggtgtcatttgtatatatggagaacctggtgaaattacctccatcaccacagttaaagctgcaggagctatac
This window of the Elgaria multicarinata webbii isolate HBS135686 ecotype San Diego chromosome 3, rElgMul1.1.pri, whole genome shotgun sequence genome carries:
- the GPR62 gene encoding G-protein coupled receptor 62; translation: MVNKTRINSTQGLDALGVSQFQEAIGIFFMVMLSVIALVANTAVMVVILKTPLLRKFIFVCHLCLVDLLSAIFVMPLGIISSSTCFNRVLYSIAECQTLIFLNVCFISASILTISVISIERYYYIVHPMRYEVKMTTRLAATVVLFIWIKSILMAGLALVGWPQDNGASSASKCTVFWSPGAHKKIFVIIFSTLCFILPTLIIFGVYGSIYKVARIASLQHVPAPSWTATPRQRSDSIHSQVTIITTRNVPPRLTPERLFGGNKAALTLVLIVGQFLCCWLPFFSFHLHCSITSASSIPGYGEIVVTWLAYSSFAINPFFYGLLNRQIREELAKLGRHCLSKPLTQELCISSPEGSIHENFLQFLQRTSCTTETRSSYVNSSPRNTLDQTAMGFRIPGQIPEETN